One window of Chryseobacterium indologenes genomic DNA carries:
- a CDS encoding DEAD/DEAH box helicase, which yields MNFTDLNLIEPIAKAIQEQGYTTPTPIQERSIPDILDGRDFLGCAQTGTGKTAAFSIPILQNLSKNKIPNKYIKALILTPTRELAIQIEENINAYGKYLPLKQLVIFGGVKQGNQEAALRKGVDILVATPGRLLDFIAQGIISLKNLEIFVLDEADRMLDMGFVHDVKRIIKLLPQRRQTLFFSATMPTEIQKLANSILNNPIKVEVTPVSSTADTIKQSVYFVEKDNKLDLLSHILKNDISDSVLVFARTKHGADKIARKLQKDSISAEAIHGNKSQNARQNALNNFKSGKTRVLVATDIAARGIDIDELKFVINFELSDVSETYVHRIGRTGRAGAEGTSISFVDGLDLLNLKNTEKLIGKKIPVIKDHPFHTDDLVAQKRDSNNKPVHAGGEKPKTGNSNNSRPNNNRKKPSAGASVGFKKPKNKNFTRKK from the coding sequence TTGAATTTTACAGACTTAAACTTAATAGAACCTATTGCAAAAGCAATCCAGGAGCAGGGATACACGACTCCTACTCCTATCCAGGAAAGATCTATTCCTGATATATTAGACGGCAGAGACTTTTTAGGCTGCGCGCAGACAGGAACTGGTAAAACAGCTGCTTTTTCTATTCCTATTCTACAGAATTTATCCAAAAATAAAATTCCCAACAAATATATAAAAGCGTTAATCCTTACTCCAACCAGAGAACTGGCCATTCAGATTGAGGAAAACATTAATGCTTACGGTAAATATCTTCCATTAAAACAACTTGTCATTTTTGGAGGGGTAAAACAAGGAAACCAGGAAGCTGCTTTGAGAAAAGGAGTTGATATTCTGGTAGCTACCCCGGGAAGACTTCTTGACTTTATTGCTCAGGGCATCATCAGCTTGAAAAATCTTGAGATCTTTGTTCTTGATGAAGCAGACAGAATGCTGGATATGGGGTTTGTACACGATGTAAAAAGAATCATCAAACTTCTGCCTCAGAGAAGACAAACTTTATTCTTTTCTGCAACAATGCCGACTGAAATTCAGAAACTAGCCAATTCTATCCTGAATAATCCAATAAAAGTAGAGGTAACTCCGGTTTCTTCTACAGCAGACACCATTAAACAATCTGTATATTTTGTAGAAAAAGATAACAAACTGGATTTGCTTTCTCACATTCTGAAAAATGACATTTCAGATTCTGTATTGGTATTTGCAAGAACAAAGCACGGAGCAGATAAGATTGCGAGAAAACTTCAGAAAGATAGTATTTCTGCAGAAGCGATACATGGTAACAAGTCTCAGAATGCGAGACAAAATGCGCTGAATAACTTTAAATCCGGAAAAACAAGAGTTCTTGTAGCAACTGATATTGCAGCAAGAGGAATTGATATTGATGAATTGAAATTCGTGATCAATTTTGAGCTCTCTGATGTTTCTGAAACGTATGTACACCGAATCGGAAGAACAGGGAGAGCCGGAGCTGAAGGAACTTCCATTTCTTTTGTAGACGGGCTTGATCTTTTGAATTTAAAGAATACTGAAAAATTGATTGGAAAGAAAATTCCTGTCATCAAAGACCATCCGTTCCACACGGATGATCTGGTTGCCCAGAAAAGAGATTCTAACAACAAACCTGTTCATGCAGGTGGCGAGAAACCTAAAACAGGTAACAGTAATAATTCAAGGCCGAATAACAACCGTAAAAAGCCTTCTGCCGGAGCTTCAGTAGGTTTTAAAAAGCCTAAGAACAAGAATTTCACCAGAAAAAAATAA